The nucleotide window TGCTCCTGGCAGCCCTGTTCTTCACCGGCACCCGCACCCGTTTTCCCTAAAGTACCGAAACCATGGGCATCATCAACTAACAGGCGGAAATTGAATTTGGATTTAAGGTCGCATATTTCCTTCAGTTTACCCTGCATACCGCGCATCCCGAAAACACCTTCTGTAATCACCAGGATACCGCCGCCGTGTTCTTCGGCAACTTTTGTAGCTCGTGCCAGGTTCTTCTCCAGACTGGCTATATCGTTATGCTTGAAGGTAAAGCTTTTACCCATATGCAAACGCACACCGTCTACGATACAGGCATGAGAATCTGCATCATAAACAATTACATCATGACGGGAAACAAGCGCATCAATAGTAGATACCATTCCCTGGTAACCAAAATTAAGCAGGTAGGCAGCTTCTTTTCCAACGAATTCCGCCAGTTCACTTTCCAGTTGCTGATGCTGTGCAGTCTCGCCGGACATGGCACGCGCACCCATAGGATAAAACATTCCATATTCCGCAGCGGCTTTTGCATCGGCTTCAAGCACTTCAGGGTGATTGCAGAGTCCCAGGTAGTCATTGGCACTCCAGAAAACAACCTCACGTCCCTGAAATTGCATACGGGGTCCTATAGGTCCTTCCAGTTTAGGAAATACAAAATAACCTTCTGCGTAATCTGCAAACTGTCCCAGGGGTCCGGGATTCTGTTTGATACGTTCAAAAATATCTACCATTTAATTTGGGTTTATTGTAAAAATATTGGCTGCAAAGTTAGCTAAAATGATACGTAAAAAAAAGCCTTTTGCGCACTGCAAAAGGCTGTATAAAAGAGATGTTCTTATTTGATGTATTCGGTCTTGAAAACTTCGTCGTAGTTATGTACGCAATTGTTCACAAAACCCTGCTGAGCCATCCACTCGTCGCTGTATACCTTGGTGATGTATCTTGATCCGTGATCCGGAAAGATCAGCACAACCACCTCGTCGGGTCCGAAAGGATGAGCCTGAGCGTACTGAATCAGTCCCTGGGTTACGGCACCACAGGTGTAACCGCCCATAATTGCCTCCTTCAGTGCAATTTCTCTGGTACGGTAGGCCGACATTTCGTCATTCACCTTTACAAACTGGTCAATCTGGTCAAAAAGCAATGCCGAAGGAATCAAATTTTTACCCATTCCTTCAATCTGATATGGCTTGATATCCAGTGGATTAATCTCACCGGTTTCATGATAACCTTTAAGGATGGACCCGTCTGCATCTACACCTATAATCTTGATGTCAGGATTTTTCTCCCTAAGGAATTTAGCAGATCCGGAGAGTGTACCGCCCGTACCTGTGCAGGCAAAGACATGAGTTACTTTACCTTCAGTTTGCTCCCAGATTTCGGGACCGGTAGTCTGGTAATGGGCATCTATATTGAGCTCGTTAAAATATTGATTGATATAAACGGAGTTGGGAGTTTCCGAAGCAATTCTTTTGGCTACCTCATAGTAAGAGCGCGGATCGTCTGCAGGTACATTTGCAGGGCAAACATAAACCTGAGCGCCCAGAGCTTTCAGATAGGCAATTTTTTCCGCTTTCGTCTTGTCACTAACGGCAAGTATGCACTTATAACCCTTCACAATGGAAACCATAGCAACCGAAAATCCTGTATTTCCGGAGGTGGTTTCTACGATTACTGATTCAGGAGTCAGAATTCCTTTTTCTTCAGCTTTTTCTATAATATGGAGGGCAATCCTGTCTTTAGTGGAATGTCCGGGATTACAGGACTCAAGTTTGGCGTACACCATTGCCGGGATCTCCCTGGTCACATGATTAAGTTTCACCAATGGAGTATTTCCGATTAAGCCAAGAATATTATCG belongs to Chryseobacterium sp. and includes:
- a CDS encoding aminotransferase class I/II-fold pyridoxal phosphate-dependent enzyme, coding for MVDIFERIKQNPGPLGQFADYAEGYFVFPKLEGPIGPRMQFQGREVVFWSANDYLGLCNHPEVLEADAKAAAEYGMFYPMGARAMSGETAQHQQLESELAEFVGKEAAYLLNFGYQGMVSTIDALVSRHDVIVYDADSHACIVDGVRLHMGKSFTFKHNDIASLEKNLARATKVAEEHGGGILVITEGVFGMRGMQGKLKEICDLKSKFNFRLLVDDAHGFGTLGKTGAGAGEEQGCQEQIDIYFSTFAKSMAGFGAFIAGDKEIIRILKYNLRSQVFAKSLTMPMVIGGLKRLELLRTRPEIKDKLWENVNKLQNGLAERGFNLGNTNTCVTPVMMQGSTVEATMLVKDLRENYGIFTSVVIYPVIPKGMILLRLIPTASHTDAEINETLDAFDAIHDKLTSGVYKEQERKLLEEQGLSFKAD
- a CDS encoding PLP-dependent cysteine synthase family protein, which encodes MSNVYDNILGLIGNTPLVKLNHVTREIPAMVYAKLESCNPGHSTKDRIALHIIEKAEEKGILTPESVIVETTSGNTGFSVAMVSIVKGYKCILAVSDKTKAEKIAYLKALGAQVYVCPANVPADDPRSYYEVAKRIASETPNSVYINQYFNELNIDAHYQTTGPEIWEQTEGKVTHVFACTGTGGTLSGSAKFLREKNPDIKIIGVDADGSILKGYHETGEINPLDIKPYQIEGMGKNLIPSALLFDQIDQFVKVNDEMSAYRTREIALKEAIMGGYTCGAVTQGLIQYAQAHPFGPDEVVVLIFPDHGSRYITKVYSDEWMAQQGFVNNCVHNYDEVFKTEYIK